Proteins co-encoded in one Leucobacter exalbidus genomic window:
- a CDS encoding 6-phosphofructokinase has product MRIGVLCSGGDSPGMNAAIRGAVLRGVDVHGFEMVGFMDGWRGFHEGDLIELDRTAVRGLSPLGGVVLGTSRVPPFEAPIGDDVEAGLAPIEAKMEQYGIDAFMLIGGNGTQTVAQILSGGGIPVIGLPKTIDNDLSGTDFTFGFDTAVSIAAEAIDRLRTTGDSHRRCMVLEVMGRDAGWIALHAGMAGGAQVSLIPERPESIEQVSEWVLSVRDRGRSSLVVVAEGFKLKGGESVVRDGLDGYGRPRLGGVAETLAPLIEQHTGIETRATVLGHVQRGGSPTAFDRVLATRTGMAAADAARSGQWGTMAALKGDRVEMVPLEEAVGRLKTVPVARYEEVRLNFG; this is encoded by the coding sequence ATGCGCATAGGTGTGCTTTGTTCAGGTGGCGACAGCCCCGGCATGAACGCTGCGATTCGCGGCGCGGTGCTGCGCGGCGTCGATGTACACGGCTTTGAGATGGTCGGCTTTATGGACGGCTGGCGAGGCTTTCACGAGGGTGACCTCATCGAGCTCGACCGCACGGCCGTGCGCGGGCTCTCGCCGCTCGGGGGAGTGGTGCTCGGTACCAGCCGGGTACCTCCCTTCGAAGCGCCGATCGGTGATGACGTAGAAGCGGGTCTCGCCCCGATTGAAGCCAAAATGGAGCAGTACGGCATCGACGCCTTTATGCTCATCGGGGGCAACGGCACCCAGACCGTGGCACAGATTCTGTCAGGCGGGGGGATCCCGGTCATCGGGCTCCCTAAAACCATCGACAATGACTTGAGCGGCACCGACTTCACGTTTGGGTTCGACACCGCGGTCTCGATTGCGGCCGAAGCCATTGACCGGCTTCGCACCACCGGTGACTCACACCGTCGCTGCATGGTGCTCGAGGTGATGGGACGCGACGCGGGCTGGATCGCACTGCACGCCGGCATGGCCGGCGGCGCACAGGTCTCGCTGATTCCCGAGCGCCCCGAGTCCATCGAGCAGGTGAGCGAGTGGGTACTCAGCGTGCGCGACCGCGGACGTTCGTCGCTCGTGGTGGTGGCCGAGGGATTCAAGCTCAAGGGCGGCGAATCGGTGGTGCGCGACGGCCTCGACGGGTACGGACGCCCCAGGCTGGGCGGCGTCGCAGAAACTCTTGCACCTCTGATCGAGCAGCACACCGGCATTGAAACCCGGGCGACGGTGCTCGGGCATGTGCAGCGCGGTGGCTCACCCACCGCATTCGACCGGGTGCTCGCCACGCGCACCGGTATGGCCGCGGCCGACGCCGCCCGCTCGGGGCAGTGGGGCACAATGGCGGCGCTCAAGGGGGACCGCGTCGAAATGGTGCCGCTCGAAGAAGCGGTGGGCCGGCTCAAGACGGTGCCCGTGGCCCGCTACGAAGAAGTGCGCCTGAACTTCGGCTAA
- a CDS encoding mycoredoxin: MSTVAEFTPAAGTITMFSTEWCGYCKRLKLMLDKTGIGYTIVDIEQTPGTPELVGEINGGNQVVPTVIYPDGTTATNPSINDVKAALGI; the protein is encoded by the coding sequence ATGAGCACTGTTGCAGAATTTACGCCCGCCGCCGGAACCATCACCATGTTTTCGACCGAGTGGTGCGGCTACTGCAAGCGCCTCAAGCTCATGCTCGATAAGACCGGTATCGGGTACACGATCGTTGATATCGAGCAGACGCCGGGTACGCCCGAGCTCGTCGGCGAGATCAACGGCGGCAACCAGGTGGTGCCGACCGTGATTTACCCCGACGGCACGACGGCCACGAACCCGAGCATTAACGATGTGAAGGCTGCGCTCGGTATCTAA
- a CDS encoding inorganic phosphate transporter, translating to MELTLIVLLVIVLALFFDFTNGFHDTANAMATPIATGALKPKTAVILAACLNLVGAFLSTEVAKTISGGIINEGEGGVLISPEMIFAGLLGAVVWNLVTWLYGLPSSSSHALFGGLIGAAVVGAGFEAINGAGLLSKVLIPALAAPLTAGIVAFIATKVAYAITRRNDGKKDGRGRYRYAQIASSSLIALAHGTNDAQKTMGVITLTLVAANLQDPDTGPHIWVVVTCALAIALGTYSGGWRIIRTMGAGLTQVKPAQGFAAETSTAATILASTHLGFALSTTQVASGSVIGSGLGRRGSTVRWRTVGRIASGWLFTLPAAGAVGALAAVIAHIGPVGIIIDAVIGFGVILFIFWRSNRNKVDHDNAIPSPDVAESGYAVRIRKGTVKAETTPTGSVQSLSPVEQSAVRDDRAAREARKAAERAVRAAEKAERAARKKNGKGKKSGDAR from the coding sequence GTGGAACTCACTCTCATCGTGCTGCTGGTCATCGTACTGGCTCTCTTCTTCGACTTCACTAACGGTTTCCATGACACCGCGAATGCGATGGCTACCCCCATCGCGACCGGTGCGCTGAAGCCCAAGACCGCGGTGATTCTTGCCGCGTGTCTGAACCTAGTCGGAGCCTTCCTCTCTACAGAGGTTGCCAAAACTATTTCGGGCGGCATCATCAACGAGGGTGAAGGCGGGGTGCTCATCTCGCCAGAGATGATCTTCGCTGGTCTCCTCGGTGCTGTGGTCTGGAACTTGGTTACCTGGCTCTACGGTTTGCCGTCGAGCTCCTCACACGCACTCTTTGGTGGCCTGATTGGCGCCGCTGTGGTCGGTGCAGGCTTCGAAGCAATTAACGGCGCGGGTCTCCTCTCGAAGGTGCTCATCCCCGCGCTGGCTGCTCCGCTCACCGCCGGCATCGTGGCGTTCATCGCCACCAAGGTGGCCTACGCGATTACGCGACGCAACGACGGCAAGAAAGACGGCCGCGGTCGCTACCGCTACGCCCAGATCGCTTCGTCATCGCTGATCGCCCTCGCACACGGCACGAACGACGCCCAGAAAACGATGGGTGTCATCACGCTGACGCTCGTCGCTGCGAACCTGCAGGATCCAGACACTGGCCCGCACATCTGGGTCGTCGTCACCTGTGCGCTTGCAATCGCCCTGGGCACCTACTCGGGCGGCTGGCGCATCATTCGCACGATGGGTGCGGGTCTCACGCAGGTGAAGCCCGCTCAGGGCTTTGCCGCTGAGACGAGCACCGCCGCAACGATCCTCGCCTCGACGCACCTCGGCTTCGCGCTCTCAACAACGCAGGTCGCCTCGGGCTCGGTCATCGGCTCAGGCCTCGGCCGCCGCGGATCAACGGTGCGCTGGCGTACCGTCGGCCGCATCGCCTCGGGCTGGCTGTTCACGCTGCCCGCCGCTGGCGCGGTAGGCGCGCTGGCTGCGGTTATCGCGCACATCGGCCCGGTCGGCATCATCATCGACGCGGTGATTGGGTTCGGCGTCATCTTGTTCATCTTCTGGCGCTCAAACCGCAACAAGGTGGATCACGATAACGCGATTCCCTCGCCCGACGTTGCCGAGTCTGGCTACGCCGTGCGTATTCGCAAGGGCACAGTCAAGGCAGAGACGACGCCGACCGGTTCGGTGCAGTCACTGTCACCCGTTGAGCAGTCTGCCGTGCGAGACGACCGTGCAGCGCGCGAGGCCCGCAAGGCCGCAGAACGCGCGGTACGAGCTGCCGAAAAGGCCGAGCGTGCAGCACGCAAGAAAAACGGTAAGGGCAAGAAGTCGGGGGACGCACGATGA